In Scleropages formosus chromosome 10, fSclFor1.1, whole genome shotgun sequence, a single genomic region encodes these proteins:
- the irs1 gene encoding insulin receptor substrate 1-B isoform X1 — protein MASPCAEQGCFSDVRKVGYLRKPKSMHKRFFVLRTASASGPSRLEYYENEKKWRHKSAAPKRSIPLESCFNINKRADSKNKYLVALYTKDEYFAIAADSEQEQDAWYQALVSLHNRGKVHERSGGPIAGEDYGELTPGPAFREVWQVILKPKGLGQIKNLVGIYRLCLTNKTISFVKLNSDAAAVVLQLMNIRRCGHSENYFFIEVGRSAVTGPGEFWMQVDDSVVAQNMHETILEAMKAMSEDFRPRSKSQSSSNCSNPISVPLRRHHHNNPPPSQVGLGRRSRAESVTASSPAGQGKHSNSFRVRASSDGEGTMSRPASVDGSPGSPAAARIHSHRPRGTSRLHPPLNHSRSIPMPSARCSPSATSPVSLSSSSTSGHGSTSDCLYPRRSSASVSGSPSDGGFISSDEYGSSPCDFRGSFRSVTPDSLGHTPPAREEELSNYMSMDTPGLQLNGPGRVQSRCTPSFLEEPELEKGFRKRTHSSGTSPPTVCHQNTPPQSSTESYTVMMPVQQCARMPVHRQSAFIATQSYPEEGLDLQLESSRAGHKDDGYMPMSPGVAPVPNKSDDYMPMSPKSVSAPQQIINPRPHPRVDSNGYMMMSPSGSCSPDTNYSKIWTNGANPKLSVESSEGKTSCGDYINMSPASCSTTSTPPDCYFNSVDEPRKPLQSYFSLPRSFRHGQRKNEQNPVRLSVSSGRLAYGDSSSSSTSSDSLGGQGGGQPAVKPKKPECDGQLMRPTRLSLDGHKASTLPRARESPFLPEPKSPGEYVNIEFNDKSFSASLASLFSPVFLDGSSEGLEQQPSEYMNMDLGGLGRKPNSTSKSSASTDNCAMVATPPPSAVDCEGLQSCDYVSMQLGPSCVSHSEEQGILNYSEMSGSAHKVPPRSMSPNRDPAVLNGCPGLMSQMSGLSAFSRVNSIPNHNQGARVIRVDPQGRRRHSSETFSSTSMASGVTTPPSMEDVKRHSSASFENVWLKPGEPAGSGKRGLPAGTLPSFQNGLNYIDLDLLKDQNPVEWNSLQAKPLNPQNGSNSDDLSTYASITFQKQDDVRNEGCLSGFGDENEIQGHKGIPQNTMYLHLHTLQKQNEDVVSPSPTL, from the coding sequence ATGGCCAGCCCGTGTGCAGAGCAGGGCTGTTTCTCGGACGTCAGAAAGGTGGGTTATTTAAGGAAACCCAAAAGCATGCACAAGAGGTTTTTTGTCCTGCGGACTGCGAGTGCCTCGGGACCCTCCAGGCTGGAATATTACGAAAACGAGAAAAAGTGGAGACACAAGTCGGCTGCGCCCAAAAGGTCCATTCCCCTCGAAAGCTGCTTTAACATTAACAAGCGAGCCGATTCCAAAAACAAGTACCTGGTGGCCCTTTACACTAAGGACGAGTACTTTGCCATAGCAGCGGACAGCGAACAAGAGCAGGACGCCTGGTACCAAGCGCTGGTGTCCCTGCACAACCGGGGCAAGGTGCACGAGCGTTCTGGGGGGCCCATAGCTGGGGAGGACTATGGGGAGCTCACGCCTGGACCGGCCTTCCGAGAGGTCTGGCAGGTCATTTTGAAACCAAAGGGCTTGGGGCAAATTAAAAACCTGGTTGGAATCTACAGATTGTGCCTGACTAACAAGACTATCAGCTTTGTGAAGCTGAACTCGGACGCCGCCGCCGTGGTGCTGCAGCTGATGAACATCAGGCGGTGCGGCCATTCCGAAAACTACTTCTTCATCGAAGTCGGCCGATCCGCTGTCACCGGGCCGGGTGAGTTTTGGATGCAAGTGGATGATTCCGTTGTAGCTCAGAATATGCATGAAACCATCTTGGAGGCAATGAAAGCCATGAGTGAGGATTTTCGCCCCCGGAGTAAAAGTCAGTCCTCGTCCAACTGCTCCAATCCCATCTCTGTGCCTCTGAGAAGGCACCACCACAACAACCCTCCTCCCAGCCAGGTGGGGTTGGGTCGACGGTCACGAGCGGAGAGCGTCACTGCCAGTTCTCCTGCCGGACAGGGGAAGCACAGTAACTCTTTCAGGGTACGGGCTTCCAGCGATGGGGAAGGGACCATGTCCCGTCCAGCATCGGTGGACGGGAGCCCAGGGAGCCCTGCCGCAGCCCGGATCCACTCTCATCGACCCAGAGGTACGTCCCGGCTCCACCCACCCCTCAACCATAGCCGCTCCATCCCCATGCCCTCTGCGAGATGTTCACCCTCCGCTACCAGTCCGGTCAGCCTCTCATCCAGCAGCACCAGTGGCCATGGTTCCACTTCAGATTGCCTATACCCGCGGCGTTCCAGCGCTTCAGTTTCTGGCTCTCCAAGTGATGGAGGCTTCATTTCCTCTGACGAATATGGCTCCAGCCCCTGTGATTTCAGGGGCTCGTTCCGCAGCGTAACTCCGGACTCTCTGGGACACACGCCGCCTGCTAGAGAGGAGGAACTTAGCAACTACATGAGCATGGACACGCCGGGCCTCCAGTTGAATGGTCCTGGCCGTGTCCAGTCGCGCTGCACACCCTCTTTCCTGGAGGAGCCGGAGCTGGAGAAGGGTTTCAGGAAGCGCACGCACTCCTCAGGTACCTCACCCCCAACTGTCTGCCATCAAAATACTCCTCCTCAGTCATCTACAGAGTCATACACCGTAATGATGCCAGTGCAGCAGTGTGCAAGGATGCCAGTGCATAGGCAGTCTGCATTCATAGCCACACAGTCATACCCTGAGGAGGGTCTGGACTTGCAGCTGGAGAGCAGTAGGGCAGGTCACAAAGACGATGGGTACATGCCCATGTCTCCCGGTGTGGCTCCTGTGCCTAACAAGAGTGATGACTATATGCCAATGAGCCCCAAAAGTGTGTCGGCTCCCCAGCAGATAATCAATCCTCGCCCACACCCCCGAGTGGACTCCAATGGCTACATGATGATGTCACCCAGCGGGAGCTGTTCCCCAGACACTAACTACAGCAAAATCTGGACAAACGGGGCCAATCCCAAGCTGTCAGTTGAAAGCAGTGAAGGGAAGACGTCCTGTGGAGACTACATTAACATGTCCCCAGCCAGCTGTTCGACCACCAGCACTCCACCAGACTGCTACTTTAACTCAGTGGATGAGCCGCGCAAACCTCTCCAGTCTTACTTTTCTCTCCCGCGCTCATTTAGGCATGGCCAGAGGAAGAATGAGCAGAATCCTGTGCGTTTGTCTGTCAGTTCTGGCCGGCTTGCCTACGGAGActcctcatcatcatccacTAGCAGTGACAGCCTTGGGGGACAGGGTGGTGGGCAGCCAGCGGTCAAACCCAAGAAGCCAGAGTGCGATGGCCAGCTGATGCGGCCAACCCGCCTCTCATTGGATGGTCACAAAGCAAGCACTCTCCCACGTGCGAGGGAGAGCCCCTTTTTGCCAGAGCCCAAAAGCCCGGGAGAATACGTCAACATTGAGTTCAATGACAAGTCATTCTCTGCAAGCCTGGCTTCCCTCTTTTCACCTGTGTTTTTGGATGGCAGCTCGGAAGGGCTGGAGCAGCAGCCTTCTGAATACATGAACATGGATCTGGGAGGTCTGGGGAGGAAGCCTAACAGCACATCCAAGTCATCAGCCTCCACAGACAACTGTGCAATGGTGGCCACACCTCCCCCTTCTGCGGTTGATTGCGAGGGCCTGCAGAGCTGTGACTATGTCAGCATGCAGCTGGGACCCTCTTGCGTGAGCCACTCGGAGGAGCAAGGGATTCTTAACTACTCGGAAATGAGCGGGTCTGCACACAAAGTGCCGCCGAGGTCCATGTCACCCAATCGGGACCCTGCTGTTCTTAATGGATGCCCTGGACTCATGAGTCAAATGTCAGGCTTAAGTGCGTTCTCCAGAGTGAATTCCATTCCCAATCACAACCAGGGTGCCCGAGTGATTAGGGTGGACCCCCAGGGCCGCCGACGGCACAGCTCGGAGACATTTTCATCCACAAGCATGGCAAGTGGCGTGACGACACCACCTAGCATGGAAGATGTAAAGCGCCATAGCTCTGCGTCGTTTGAGAATGTGTGGCTGAAGCCTGGTGAGCCAGCAGGTAGTGGCAAGAGGGGTTTGCCTGCCGGCACTTTACCTTCCTTCCAGAATGGCCTCAACTACATTGATCTGGACCTGTTGAAGGACCAGAATCCTGTGGAGTGGAATTCTCTCCAGGCAAAACCTTTGAATCCACAAAATGGCAGTAACTCTGATGACCTGAGCACGTATGCAAGCATTACCTTCCAGAAACAAGATGATGTGAGAAATGAAG
- the irs1 gene encoding insulin receptor substrate 1-B isoform X2: MASPCAEQGCFSDVRKVGYLRKPKSMHKRFFVLRTASASGPSRLEYYENEKKWRHKSAAPKRSIPLESCFNINKRADSKNKYLVALYTKDEYFAIAADSEQEQDAWYQALVSLHNRGKVHERSGGPIAGEDYGELTPGPAFREVWQVILKPKGLGQIKNLVGIYRLCLTNKTISFVKLNSDAAAVVLQLMNIRRCGHSENYFFIEVGRSAVTGPGEFWMQVDDSVVAQNMHETILEAMKAMSEDFRPRSKSQSSSNCSNPISVPLRRHHHNNPPPSQVGLGRRSRAESVTASSPAGQGKHSNSFRVRASSDGEGTMSRPASVDGSPGSPAAARIHSHRPRGTSRLHPPLNHSRSIPMPSARCSPSATSPVSLSSSSTSGHGSTSDCLYPRRSSASVSGSPSDGGFISSDEYGSSPCDFRGSFRSVTPDSLGHTPPAREEELSNYMSMDTPGLQLNGPGRVQSRCTPSFLEEPELEKGFRKRTHSSGTSPPTVCHQNTPPQSSTESYTVMMPVQQCARMPVHRQSAFIATQSYPEEGLDLQLESSRAGHKDDGYMPMSPGVAPVPNKSDDYMPMSPKSVSAPQQIINPRPHPRVDSNGYMMMSPSGSCSPDTNYSKIWTNGANPKLSVESSEGKTSCGDYINMSPASCSTTSTPPDCYFNSVDEPRKPLQSYFSLPRSFRHGQRKNEQNPVRLSVSSGRLAYGDSSSSSTSSDSLGGQGGGQPAVKPKKPECDGQLMRPTRLSLDGHKASTLPRARESPFLPEPKSPGEYVNIEFNDKSFSASLASLFSPVFLDGSSEGLEQQPSEYMNMDLGGLGRKPNSTSKSSASTDNCAMVATPPPSAVDCEGLQSCDYVSMQLGPSCVSHSEEQGILNYSEMSGSAHKVPPRSMSPNRDPAVLNGCPGLMSQMSGLSAFSRVNSIPNHNQGARVIRVDPQGRRRHSSETFSSTSMASGVTTPPSMEDVKRHSSASFENVWLKPGEPAGSGKRGLPAGTLPSFQNGLNYIDLDLLKDQNPVEWNSLQAKPLNPQNGSNSDDLSTYASITFQKQDDVRNEE; the protein is encoded by the coding sequence ATGGCCAGCCCGTGTGCAGAGCAGGGCTGTTTCTCGGACGTCAGAAAGGTGGGTTATTTAAGGAAACCCAAAAGCATGCACAAGAGGTTTTTTGTCCTGCGGACTGCGAGTGCCTCGGGACCCTCCAGGCTGGAATATTACGAAAACGAGAAAAAGTGGAGACACAAGTCGGCTGCGCCCAAAAGGTCCATTCCCCTCGAAAGCTGCTTTAACATTAACAAGCGAGCCGATTCCAAAAACAAGTACCTGGTGGCCCTTTACACTAAGGACGAGTACTTTGCCATAGCAGCGGACAGCGAACAAGAGCAGGACGCCTGGTACCAAGCGCTGGTGTCCCTGCACAACCGGGGCAAGGTGCACGAGCGTTCTGGGGGGCCCATAGCTGGGGAGGACTATGGGGAGCTCACGCCTGGACCGGCCTTCCGAGAGGTCTGGCAGGTCATTTTGAAACCAAAGGGCTTGGGGCAAATTAAAAACCTGGTTGGAATCTACAGATTGTGCCTGACTAACAAGACTATCAGCTTTGTGAAGCTGAACTCGGACGCCGCCGCCGTGGTGCTGCAGCTGATGAACATCAGGCGGTGCGGCCATTCCGAAAACTACTTCTTCATCGAAGTCGGCCGATCCGCTGTCACCGGGCCGGGTGAGTTTTGGATGCAAGTGGATGATTCCGTTGTAGCTCAGAATATGCATGAAACCATCTTGGAGGCAATGAAAGCCATGAGTGAGGATTTTCGCCCCCGGAGTAAAAGTCAGTCCTCGTCCAACTGCTCCAATCCCATCTCTGTGCCTCTGAGAAGGCACCACCACAACAACCCTCCTCCCAGCCAGGTGGGGTTGGGTCGACGGTCACGAGCGGAGAGCGTCACTGCCAGTTCTCCTGCCGGACAGGGGAAGCACAGTAACTCTTTCAGGGTACGGGCTTCCAGCGATGGGGAAGGGACCATGTCCCGTCCAGCATCGGTGGACGGGAGCCCAGGGAGCCCTGCCGCAGCCCGGATCCACTCTCATCGACCCAGAGGTACGTCCCGGCTCCACCCACCCCTCAACCATAGCCGCTCCATCCCCATGCCCTCTGCGAGATGTTCACCCTCCGCTACCAGTCCGGTCAGCCTCTCATCCAGCAGCACCAGTGGCCATGGTTCCACTTCAGATTGCCTATACCCGCGGCGTTCCAGCGCTTCAGTTTCTGGCTCTCCAAGTGATGGAGGCTTCATTTCCTCTGACGAATATGGCTCCAGCCCCTGTGATTTCAGGGGCTCGTTCCGCAGCGTAACTCCGGACTCTCTGGGACACACGCCGCCTGCTAGAGAGGAGGAACTTAGCAACTACATGAGCATGGACACGCCGGGCCTCCAGTTGAATGGTCCTGGCCGTGTCCAGTCGCGCTGCACACCCTCTTTCCTGGAGGAGCCGGAGCTGGAGAAGGGTTTCAGGAAGCGCACGCACTCCTCAGGTACCTCACCCCCAACTGTCTGCCATCAAAATACTCCTCCTCAGTCATCTACAGAGTCATACACCGTAATGATGCCAGTGCAGCAGTGTGCAAGGATGCCAGTGCATAGGCAGTCTGCATTCATAGCCACACAGTCATACCCTGAGGAGGGTCTGGACTTGCAGCTGGAGAGCAGTAGGGCAGGTCACAAAGACGATGGGTACATGCCCATGTCTCCCGGTGTGGCTCCTGTGCCTAACAAGAGTGATGACTATATGCCAATGAGCCCCAAAAGTGTGTCGGCTCCCCAGCAGATAATCAATCCTCGCCCACACCCCCGAGTGGACTCCAATGGCTACATGATGATGTCACCCAGCGGGAGCTGTTCCCCAGACACTAACTACAGCAAAATCTGGACAAACGGGGCCAATCCCAAGCTGTCAGTTGAAAGCAGTGAAGGGAAGACGTCCTGTGGAGACTACATTAACATGTCCCCAGCCAGCTGTTCGACCACCAGCACTCCACCAGACTGCTACTTTAACTCAGTGGATGAGCCGCGCAAACCTCTCCAGTCTTACTTTTCTCTCCCGCGCTCATTTAGGCATGGCCAGAGGAAGAATGAGCAGAATCCTGTGCGTTTGTCTGTCAGTTCTGGCCGGCTTGCCTACGGAGActcctcatcatcatccacTAGCAGTGACAGCCTTGGGGGACAGGGTGGTGGGCAGCCAGCGGTCAAACCCAAGAAGCCAGAGTGCGATGGCCAGCTGATGCGGCCAACCCGCCTCTCATTGGATGGTCACAAAGCAAGCACTCTCCCACGTGCGAGGGAGAGCCCCTTTTTGCCAGAGCCCAAAAGCCCGGGAGAATACGTCAACATTGAGTTCAATGACAAGTCATTCTCTGCAAGCCTGGCTTCCCTCTTTTCACCTGTGTTTTTGGATGGCAGCTCGGAAGGGCTGGAGCAGCAGCCTTCTGAATACATGAACATGGATCTGGGAGGTCTGGGGAGGAAGCCTAACAGCACATCCAAGTCATCAGCCTCCACAGACAACTGTGCAATGGTGGCCACACCTCCCCCTTCTGCGGTTGATTGCGAGGGCCTGCAGAGCTGTGACTATGTCAGCATGCAGCTGGGACCCTCTTGCGTGAGCCACTCGGAGGAGCAAGGGATTCTTAACTACTCGGAAATGAGCGGGTCTGCACACAAAGTGCCGCCGAGGTCCATGTCACCCAATCGGGACCCTGCTGTTCTTAATGGATGCCCTGGACTCATGAGTCAAATGTCAGGCTTAAGTGCGTTCTCCAGAGTGAATTCCATTCCCAATCACAACCAGGGTGCCCGAGTGATTAGGGTGGACCCCCAGGGCCGCCGACGGCACAGCTCGGAGACATTTTCATCCACAAGCATGGCAAGTGGCGTGACGACACCACCTAGCATGGAAGATGTAAAGCGCCATAGCTCTGCGTCGTTTGAGAATGTGTGGCTGAAGCCTGGTGAGCCAGCAGGTAGTGGCAAGAGGGGTTTGCCTGCCGGCACTTTACCTTCCTTCCAGAATGGCCTCAACTACATTGATCTGGACCTGTTGAAGGACCAGAATCCTGTGGAGTGGAATTCTCTCCAGGCAAAACCTTTGAATCCACAAAATGGCAGTAACTCTGATGACCTGAGCACGTATGCAAGCATTACCTTCCAGAAACAAGATGATGTGAGAAATGAAG